One Jatrophihabitans endophyticus DNA window includes the following coding sequences:
- a CDS encoding 4-(cytidine 5'-diphospho)-2-C-methyl-D-erythritol kinase, with amino-acid sequence MPSRPTTAPVRVRVPAKVNLHLSVGERRPDGYHELVNVFHAVDLVDEVDAAPADTLSLGVTGEGAASLPTDGDNLAWRAATLLAEAVGVPAVARLDVRKAIPVAGGMAGGSADAAAALLACARLWQLDVSVDDLVSLAGRLGSDVAFPLLGGTAVGTGRGELLTSVAAPARLHWVFAISDTGISAGAAYGELDRLRDAGAAPSPIGAPEALLAALAAGDVAAVAGRLGNDLQPAALSLAPALRDTLAAGRGALASLVSGSGPTCAFLCEDAAAATVLAAELESAGVCRTARVATGPAAGATVVG; translated from the coding sequence GTGCCGAGCCGACCGACCACTGCGCCGGTCCGCGTCCGGGTGCCGGCCAAGGTCAACCTGCACCTCTCGGTGGGCGAGCGCCGCCCCGACGGGTACCACGAGCTCGTCAACGTCTTCCACGCCGTCGACCTCGTCGACGAGGTCGACGCCGCTCCCGCCGACACCCTGTCGCTCGGGGTGACCGGCGAGGGCGCCGCGTCGCTGCCGACCGACGGCGACAACCTGGCCTGGCGCGCGGCGACGCTGCTCGCCGAGGCGGTCGGCGTGCCGGCCGTCGCCCGGCTCGACGTGCGCAAGGCGATCCCGGTCGCCGGGGGCATGGCCGGCGGTTCGGCCGACGCCGCCGCCGCGCTGCTCGCCTGCGCCCGACTGTGGCAGCTCGACGTCTCGGTCGACGACCTGGTCTCGCTCGCCGGCCGCCTCGGCAGCGACGTCGCCTTCCCCCTCCTCGGCGGGACGGCCGTGGGCACCGGCCGCGGCGAGCTGCTCACCTCGGTGGCCGCGCCCGCCCGGCTGCACTGGGTGTTCGCGATCTCCGACACCGGCATCTCCGCCGGTGCGGCGTACGGCGAGCTCGACCGATTGCGCGACGCCGGTGCGGCTCCGTCGCCGATCGGCGCGCCGGAGGCGCTGCTCGCCGCGCTGGCGGCCGGCGACGTCGCGGCCGTTGCCGGCCGGCTCGGCAACGACCTGCAGCCCGCGGCGCTCTCCCTGGCGCCGGCGCTGCGCGACACCCTCGCCGCCGGCCGCGGCGCGCTCGCGTCGCTCGTCTCGGGGTCGGGCCCCACGTGCGCCTTCCTGTGCGAGGACGCCGCGGCAGCGACCGTCCTCGCCGCCGAGCTGGAGTCTGCCGGCGTCTGCCGGACGGCCCGGGTCGCGACGGGTCCGGCCGCCGGCGCGACGGTCGTCGGCTGA
- a CDS encoding AlkA N-terminal domain-containing protein: MLLPDDETCYRAVQSRDARFDGWFFTAVRTTGIYCRPSCPAITPRRRNVTFHPSAAAAQRAGYRACKRCRPDASPGSPEWHVRGDVAGRALRLIDDGVVDRDGVPGLARRLGYSQRQVHRTLVAEVGAGPLALARAQRAQTARVLLETTDLSAADVAFAAGFASVRQFNDTVRDVFAATPSSLRAAGRVGARHEPGTVTLRLPYREPMTVSTVLDFLGAHAVPGLERYEDGVFTRLVPAPHGPALVSLSPGDAAVICAARLQDLRDLVTVVARVRRLLDLDADPVAVDAVLGRDPALAPLVAKRPGLRAPGSVDGFETAVRTVVGQQISVSGSRTVLGRIVAEYGEPTSDGWLSFPTPATLAAADAETLPMPRARGRAVRGLAEAFAAGHVALDTGVDRDEVRADLLALRGVGPWTADYLLMRTVGHPDVLLTSDLVVRRAAADLGVELADGRPDWAPWRTYATYHLWAHLYADLWSVTP, translated from the coding sequence GTGCTCCTTCCCGACGACGAGACGTGCTACCGCGCCGTCCAGTCGCGCGACGCCCGCTTCGACGGCTGGTTCTTCACCGCCGTGCGCACGACGGGCATCTACTGCCGGCCGTCCTGCCCGGCGATCACCCCGCGCCGGCGCAACGTCACCTTCCATCCGAGCGCGGCGGCCGCCCAGCGGGCCGGGTACCGGGCCTGCAAGCGGTGCCGGCCGGACGCGTCGCCCGGCTCGCCGGAATGGCACGTGCGCGGCGACGTCGCGGGCCGGGCGCTGCGGCTGATCGACGACGGCGTCGTCGACCGCGACGGCGTGCCCGGGCTCGCCCGACGGCTGGGCTACTCGCAGCGACAGGTGCACCGCACCCTGGTCGCCGAGGTCGGCGCCGGCCCGCTGGCCCTGGCCCGGGCGCAACGGGCGCAGACGGCACGGGTACTGCTGGAGACCACCGACCTGTCCGCGGCCGACGTCGCGTTCGCCGCCGGTTTCGCGAGCGTCCGCCAGTTCAACGACACCGTCCGCGACGTCTTCGCGGCCACGCCGTCCTCGCTGCGGGCGGCGGGACGGGTCGGCGCGCGCCACGAGCCGGGCACCGTCACGTTGCGGCTGCCCTACCGCGAGCCGATGACCGTCTCCACCGTGCTCGACTTCCTCGGTGCGCACGCCGTGCCGGGGCTCGAACGCTACGAGGACGGTGTCTTCACCCGACTCGTGCCGGCGCCGCACGGGCCCGCCCTCGTCTCGCTGTCCCCCGGCGACGCGGCGGTGATCTGCGCGGCCCGCCTGCAGGACCTGCGCGACCTCGTCACCGTGGTGGCGCGGGTGCGCCGGCTGCTCGACCTCGACGCGGACCCCGTGGCCGTCGACGCGGTGCTCGGCCGGGATCCGGCCCTGGCACCGCTCGTCGCCAAGCGACCGGGGCTGCGCGCGCCCGGTTCGGTCGACGGGTTCGAGACCGCCGTGCGCACCGTCGTCGGCCAGCAGATCTCGGTCAGCGGGTCACGCACGGTGCTCGGCCGCATCGTCGCCGAGTACGGCGAGCCCACGTCCGACGGCTGGCTGTCGTTCCCGACGCCGGCGACGCTCGCCGCGGCCGACGCCGAGACCCTGCCGATGCCGCGGGCCCGCGGCCGCGCCGTCCGCGGACTCGCCGAGGCCTTCGCCGCCGGCCACGTCGCGCTCGACACCGGGGTCGATCGCGACGAGGTGCGTGCGGACCTCCTCGCCCTCCGCGGCGTCGGGCCGTGGACCGCCGACTACCTGCTCATGCGCACCGTCGGGCACCCCGACGTCCTGCTCACGTCCGATCTCGTGGTGCGTCGAGCGGCGGCGGATCTCGGCGTCGAGCTCGCCGACGGCCGCCCTGACTGGGCGCCGTGGCGCACGTACGCCACCTACCACCTCTGGGCCCACCTGTACGCCGACCTCTGGAGCGTGACCCCGTGA
- a CDS encoding tryptophan 2,3-dioxygenase, whose translation MTAPGDTDELTYVSYLRLPELLDCQSPRTDAHDELLFVIIHQVYELWFKQILHEAALLQARLEAGDATGALQPARRIAKILKTIVGQLDVLETMTPKQFAAFRPQLGGSSGFQSEQFRELEAVLGRRDLDPSRDERTAAALRRRSVFDSLLRCLAAAGHDVPQAALERDPAEPWPAGDPDILRVLAAVYEHDGDPITGVCEALVDLDEGIQEWRYRHVKMVERIIGARPGTGGSAGADYLRSTLFRPAFADLWQVRGG comes from the coding sequence ATGACCGCCCCCGGCGACACCGACGAGCTGACCTACGTCAGCTACCTGCGACTGCCCGAGCTGCTCGACTGCCAGTCGCCACGCACCGACGCGCACGACGAGCTGCTGTTCGTGATCATCCACCAGGTCTACGAGCTGTGGTTCAAGCAGATCCTGCACGAGGCCGCCCTGCTGCAGGCCCGCCTCGAGGCCGGTGACGCCACCGGGGCGCTGCAGCCGGCCCGCCGGATCGCGAAGATCCTCAAGACGATCGTGGGCCAGCTCGACGTCCTCGAGACGATGACGCCCAAGCAGTTCGCCGCGTTCCGTCCGCAGCTCGGCGGATCGAGCGGCTTCCAGTCCGAGCAGTTCCGCGAGCTGGAGGCCGTCCTCGGTCGCCGTGACCTCGACCCGTCGCGCGACGAGCGCACCGCGGCGGCCCTGCGCCGTCGCTCGGTCTTCGACTCGCTGCTGCGCTGCCTCGCGGCGGCCGGGCACGACGTCCCCCAGGCGGCCCTGGAGCGCGATCCGGCCGAGCCGTGGCCCGCCGGGGACCCCGACATCCTGCGCGTGCTCGCCGCGGTCTACGAGCACGACGGCGATCCGATCACCGGGGTGTGCGAGGCTCTCGTCGATCTCGACGAGGGCATCCAGGAATGGCGGTACCGGCACGTGAAGATGGTCGAACGGATCATCGGGGCCCGCCCCGGCACCGGCGGCTCGGCGGGTGCGGACTACCTGCGCTCGACCCTGTTCCGGCCGGCCTTCGCCGACCTGTGGCAGGTGCGCGGTGGCTGA
- a CDS encoding TetR/AcrR family transcriptional regulator yields the protein MTDRTNRPRDRYHAQVRAEILTAAWEQLLGTPAADLSVKAIAAQLQLTAPALYRYIGSRDELLGELAVQVGEELADVVEQAAAAAGGSPAPLVAVAVAVRRWVVAHPHHYLLRSIERPVPAAAAGAEQRALAAIGRVCEAAGDGPRRPRPGTGGRDAAVPSTTPAAQRAVCFWTRVHGVLGLELTGHLAGLGIDAETHLVREVATPDGAAV from the coding sequence ATGACCGACCGCACGAACCGGCCGCGCGACCGCTACCACGCCCAGGTGCGCGCCGAGATCCTGACCGCGGCGTGGGAGCAGCTGCTCGGCACGCCCGCCGCCGATCTCTCGGTCAAGGCGATCGCCGCGCAGCTGCAACTGACGGCGCCGGCGCTGTACCGCTACATCGGTAGTCGCGACGAGCTGTTGGGCGAGCTGGCCGTGCAGGTCGGCGAGGAGCTCGCCGACGTGGTCGAGCAGGCCGCGGCCGCGGCGGGCGGCTCTCCTGCACCGCTCGTCGCGGTGGCGGTCGCGGTCCGCCGCTGGGTGGTCGCGCACCCCCACCACTACCTGCTGCGCTCCATCGAGCGTCCGGTGCCGGCGGCGGCGGCCGGCGCGGAGCAGCGCGCCCTCGCCGCGATAGGCAGGGTGTGCGAGGCGGCCGGGGACGGCCCGCGGCGACCACGCCCCGGCACGGGGGGACGGGACGCGGCGGTGCCGTCGACCACGCCCGCCGCGCAGCGGGCGGTGTGCTTCTGGACGCGGGTGCACGGCGTCCTCGGCCTGGAGCTCACCGGCCACCTGGCCGGGCTGGGCATCGACGCCGAGACGCACCTCGTCCGCGAGGTGGCCACGCCCGACGGGGCCGCGGTCTGA
- the rfbB gene encoding dTDP-glucose 4,6-dehydratase, protein MQLLVTGGMGFIGVNFVRSTLAARPDVRVTVLDKMTYAANADSLDGADPSAAGDTDSRVRLVVGDVADAAVVDPLVAEADVVVHFAAESHNDNSLRDPSPFVQTNLVGTFTLLEAIRRHGTRYHHISTDEVYGDLELDDPGRFTPDTPYNPSSPYSATKAGSDLLVRAWVRSFRVQATISNCSNNYGPYQHVEKFIPRQITNVLAGLRPKLYGAGQNVRDWIHVDDHNDAVWTIIERGRIGETYLIGADGESDNLTVLRTVLELMGQPADAFDHVTDRAGHDLRYAIDASKLRQELGWTPKYADLRSGLARTIEWYRDNRTWWEAGKAGIEQRYAQGGQ, encoded by the coding sequence GTGCAGCTGCTGGTCACCGGAGGCATGGGCTTCATCGGCGTCAACTTCGTGCGGTCCACCCTCGCGGCCCGGCCGGACGTCCGCGTCACCGTCCTGGACAAGATGACGTACGCGGCCAACGCCGACAGCCTCGACGGCGCGGACCCGAGCGCGGCCGGCGACACGGACAGCCGGGTGCGCCTCGTCGTCGGTGACGTCGCCGACGCCGCCGTCGTCGATCCGCTGGTCGCCGAGGCCGACGTCGTCGTCCACTTCGCCGCCGAGTCCCACAACGACAACTCGCTGCGTGACCCCTCGCCGTTCGTGCAGACGAACCTGGTGGGCACGTTCACGCTGCTCGAGGCGATCCGGCGACACGGGACCCGCTACCACCACATCAGCACCGACGAGGTCTACGGCGACCTCGAGCTCGACGACCCCGGCCGCTTCACCCCCGACACGCCCTACAACCCGTCCAGTCCCTACAGCGCCACCAAGGCCGGGTCGGACCTCCTCGTGCGGGCATGGGTGCGCTCCTTCCGGGTGCAGGCGACGATCTCGAACTGCTCGAACAACTACGGGCCCTACCAGCACGTCGAGAAGTTCATCCCCCGCCAGATCACCAACGTGCTGGCCGGCCTGCGCCCGAAGCTCTACGGCGCCGGCCAGAACGTGCGCGACTGGATCCACGTCGACGACCACAACGACGCGGTGTGGACGATCATCGAGCGCGGCCGCATCGGGGAGACGTACCTGATCGGTGCCGACGGCGAGTCGGACAACCTGACCGTCCTACGCACCGTCCTCGAGCTGATGGGCCAGCCGGCCGACGCGTTCGACCACGTCACCGATCGTGCCGGCCACGACCTGCGCTACGCGATCGACGCGTCCAAGCTCCGGCAGGAGCTCGGGTGGACGCCGAAGTACGCCGATCTGCGCAGCGGTCTCGCGCGCACCATCGAGTGGTACCGCGACAACCGGACGTGGTGGGAGGCCGGCAAGGCCGGCATCGAGCAGCGCTACGCGCAGGGCGGCCAGTAG
- a CDS encoding SMI1/KNR4 family protein, producing the protein MPDDLDLRQLLQRWSAEAVAHRDELGMELSEHEINSEWLGNPPAGEGELAAAEARLGRRLPASLREFYSITNGWPLTSFDFGVIVPVAELALFRDAAPDMFEIWADDEDDDEDEDDGYPAVLGRSFLVSDGPDHMLLDPGRVGPDGEWGTFGLTSWYPGMGDEQPSFRAGLSSHYATFVRYEVPESPTHDAVRDEVEDIYVRLLNGRLDGVEALRTATKHGNERASVLLVQYEALLLPRRAGLHLLGHLSALEADPAAEQDLLPLFVSSALDPHDAMGWALDRALDSPDLAQSTRTTLLRLVDEHRRDGGLRARYPGEFGEQLSYVRTLVESDWMFEAWQAFNLALPSWRPASTLHLAPLALVWDVDLRRLFTPEHGRELLRAPRSL; encoded by the coding sequence GTGCCCGATGACCTGGATCTGCGCCAGCTGCTGCAGCGGTGGAGTGCCGAAGCAGTGGCCCACCGCGACGAACTCGGCATGGAGCTGTCCGAGCATGAGATCAACTCGGAATGGCTGGGCAACCCGCCGGCAGGCGAAGGCGAGCTCGCCGCGGCCGAAGCACGACTCGGGCGACGACTCCCGGCGTCGTTGCGCGAGTTCTACTCGATCACGAATGGGTGGCCGCTCACCAGCTTCGACTTCGGCGTGATCGTCCCCGTCGCCGAGCTCGCGCTGTTCCGCGACGCTGCCCCGGACATGTTCGAGATCTGGGCCGACGACGAGGACGACGACGAGGACGAAGACGATGGCTATCCGGCCGTCCTCGGTCGCTCGTTTCTGGTGTCCGACGGTCCGGATCACATGCTCCTCGATCCCGGACGAGTCGGCCCTGACGGCGAATGGGGCACGTTCGGCCTGACGTCCTGGTACCCCGGAATGGGTGACGAACAGCCGAGCTTCCGCGCTGGCCTGTCCAGCCACTACGCCACCTTCGTCCGCTACGAGGTGCCGGAGAGCCCGACCCACGACGCGGTCCGCGACGAGGTCGAGGACATCTACGTGCGGCTGCTGAACGGCCGTCTCGACGGTGTCGAGGCCCTCCGGACTGCGACGAAACACGGGAACGAACGCGCGTCCGTCCTGCTGGTCCAGTACGAGGCGTTGCTGTTGCCTCGCCGCGCCGGTCTGCATCTGCTGGGCCACCTCTCCGCGCTGGAGGCCGATCCTGCCGCCGAACAGGATCTGCTTCCCCTGTTCGTCTCCTCAGCGCTCGATCCGCACGACGCCATGGGCTGGGCACTGGACAGGGCGCTCGACTCACCCGACCTGGCACAGTCGACCAGGACAACTCTGTTGCGACTGGTCGACGAGCACCGCCGCGACGGCGGCCTTCGGGCGAGGTACCCCGGCGAGTTCGGTGAGCAGCTGAGCTACGTGCGGACCTTGGTCGAGAGCGACTGGATGTTCGAAGCCTGGCAAGCGTTCAACCTCGCCCTGCCCTCCTGGCGGCCCGCCTCCACGTTGCACCTCGCCCCGCTGGCCCTCGTCTGGGACGTCGACCTCCGCCGCCTCTTCACCCCCGAGCACGGTCGGGAACTCCTCCGAGCGCCTCGCTCCCTCTGA
- the pth gene encoding aminoacyl-tRNA hydrolase — protein MADDRFLVVGLGNPGPKYETTRHNAGFLVLELLADRIGGRFKTHRSRADVVEGRLAGLPVVLAKPRSYMNESGGPVKAVASFYKIPVERVVVVHDELDVPFGTLRVKRGGGDGGHNGLRSTSSALGSREYARVRFGIGRPPGRQDPADYVLRDFAAAERKDLGFEVDRAADAVEAVLTDGVEAAQNRFHAG, from the coding sequence GTGGCCGACGACAGGTTCCTGGTCGTCGGCCTCGGCAACCCCGGCCCGAAGTACGAGACCACCCGGCACAACGCCGGGTTCCTCGTGCTCGAGCTGCTCGCCGATCGGATCGGGGGCCGGTTCAAGACCCACCGCAGCCGTGCCGACGTCGTCGAGGGTCGCCTCGCCGGGCTGCCCGTGGTGCTCGCGAAGCCGCGCTCGTACATGAACGAGTCCGGCGGTCCGGTGAAGGCCGTCGCGAGCTTCTACAAGATCCCGGTCGAGCGGGTCGTCGTGGTCCACGACGAGCTCGACGTCCCCTTCGGCACGTTGCGCGTCAAACGCGGCGGTGGGGACGGCGGCCACAACGGACTGCGCTCGACCAGCTCGGCCCTCGGCAGCCGCGAGTACGCCCGGGTGCGCTTCGGCATCGGCCGGCCCCCCGGACGTCAGGACCCGGCCGACTACGTGCTGCGCGACTTCGCCGCCGCCGAGCGCAAGGATCTCGGTTTCGAGGTCGACCGGGCCGCCGACGCGGTCGAGGCCGTCCTCACCGACGGCGTCGAGGCCGCTCAAAACCGGTTCCACGCCGGCTGA
- a CDS encoding 50S ribosomal protein L25/general stress protein Ctc has protein sequence MSEVRLSAETRTEFGKGASRRTRRDGKVPAVVYGHGEDPKHVALPAHEFAAAIRNNGANVLLTLALEGGEQLAIPKSIQRHPIKGYFEHVDLLTVRRGEKVTVDVPITVTGEVVPGGLLNQENTTVSVEAEATHIPSEFEVSVEGLEIGGQITAADVTLPAGSTLVTDGETLILAIAEAPTAEELEAEVAEAAEELGIVEDAPDEDTAEGESGEGESAEGESAETASE, from the coding sequence GTGTCCGAGGTCCGTCTGTCCGCCGAGACCCGCACCGAGTTCGGCAAGGGTGCCTCGCGCCGTACCCGGCGTGACGGCAAGGTGCCGGCCGTCGTCTACGGCCACGGCGAGGACCCGAAGCACGTCGCGCTGCCGGCCCACGAGTTCGCCGCCGCGATCCGCAACAACGGCGCCAACGTGCTGCTGACCCTCGCGCTCGAGGGCGGCGAGCAGCTCGCGATCCCGAAGTCGATCCAGCGCCACCCGATCAAGGGCTACTTCGAGCACGTCGACCTGCTGACCGTCCGCCGCGGCGAGAAGGTCACCGTCGACGTCCCGATCACCGTCACCGGCGAGGTCGTCCCTGGTGGCCTGCTCAACCAGGAGAACACCACCGTCTCGGTCGAGGCCGAGGCCACCCACATCCCGAGCGAGTTCGAGGTCAGCGTCGAGGGCCTCGAGATCGGCGGCCAGATCACCGCGGCCGACGTCACGCTGCCCGCGGGCTCCACGCTGGTCACCGACGGCGAGACCCTCATCCTGGCCATCGCCGAGGCGCCGACCGCCGAGGAGCTCGAGGCCGAGGTCGCCGAGGCGGCCGAGGAGCTCGGCATCGTCGAGGACGCCCCCGACGAGGACACCGCCGAGGGTGAGTCGGGCGAGGGCGAGTCGGCCGAGGGCGAGTCCGCCGAGACCGCGTCCGAGTAA
- a CDS encoding ABC-F family ATP-binding cassette domain-containing protein, which produces MAAANLVNLEDVGKAYATTVVLAGVSLGLAANERIGVVGRNGGGKSTLLRLVTGEEQPDTGRVTRTRDLRIARVTQRGELPDGASVRDVVVGDAATHEWAGDAAVRAVLGGLGLATLGLDADVTRLSGGERRRVALAAALVQEADLLVLDEPTNHLDVEGITWLAEHLRGRKGALLVVTHDRWFLDAVVERTWEIGDATVRQFDGGYAAYVLARAERARQADASEARRQNLLRKELAWLRRGAPARTSKPKFRIAAAEALITDVPEPRSGVELRALAQRRLGRTVVDLEDVTVTVGGSRTLLDDVTWHVGPGDRIGVVGVNGSGKTHLLRLLAGELAPDSGTVTIGQTVHVGHLTQELRELPETLRVLEAVSEVRTTAELGGVEQSAGQLAERFGFPNERQWTPVGDLSGGERRRLQLLRLLLVQPNLLLLDEPTNDLDTDTLAALEDLLDAWPGTLVVVSHDRYLLERVCDTVVALLGDGSLAALPGGVEEYLARRSAQADAAVATAADERRERRGDTRAARKELTRLERRVETLGRREATLHEQLAAHATDYARVAELDAELREVTAEREAAEQAWLELADELG; this is translated from the coding sequence ATGGCCGCGGCCAACCTCGTCAACCTCGAGGACGTCGGGAAGGCCTACGCCACCACCGTCGTCCTGGCCGGCGTCTCGCTGGGCCTCGCCGCGAACGAGCGCATCGGCGTGGTCGGGCGCAACGGCGGCGGCAAGTCGACGCTGCTGCGGCTCGTCACCGGCGAGGAGCAGCCCGACACCGGTCGGGTCACCCGTACCCGCGACCTCCGCATCGCCCGCGTGACGCAGCGTGGCGAGCTGCCCGACGGCGCGTCCGTCCGCGACGTCGTGGTCGGCGACGCCGCCACCCACGAGTGGGCCGGCGACGCCGCGGTGCGGGCGGTGCTCGGCGGGCTCGGCCTGGCGACGCTGGGGCTCGATGCCGACGTCACGCGACTCTCCGGCGGCGAGCGGCGTCGCGTGGCCCTCGCGGCGGCGCTCGTCCAGGAGGCCGACCTGCTGGTGCTCGACGAGCCCACCAACCACCTGGACGTCGAGGGCATCACCTGGCTCGCCGAGCACCTGCGCGGCCGCAAGGGCGCGCTGCTCGTCGTCACCCACGATCGCTGGTTCCTCGACGCCGTCGTCGAGCGGACGTGGGAGATCGGGGATGCGACCGTCCGCCAGTTCGACGGCGGCTACGCCGCCTACGTCCTGGCGCGGGCCGAGCGGGCCCGGCAGGCCGACGCGAGCGAGGCGCGGCGGCAGAACCTGCTGCGCAAGGAGCTCGCCTGGCTGCGCCGTGGCGCGCCGGCGCGCACGTCCAAGCCGAAGTTCCGCATCGCCGCCGCCGAGGCGCTGATCACCGACGTCCCCGAGCCCCGCAGCGGGGTCGAGCTGCGGGCGCTCGCCCAGCGCCGCCTCGGTCGGACCGTCGTCGACCTCGAGGACGTCACCGTCACCGTCGGCGGCAGCCGCACCCTGCTCGACGACGTCACCTGGCACGTCGGCCCCGGCGACCGGATCGGCGTCGTCGGCGTCAACGGCTCGGGAAAGACCCACCTGCTGCGGCTGCTGGCCGGCGAGCTCGCCCCCGACAGCGGGACGGTGACCATCGGGCAGACCGTCCACGTAGGGCACCTCACCCAGGAGCTGCGCGAGCTGCCCGAGACCCTGCGCGTGCTCGAGGCGGTCAGCGAGGTCCGCACGACCGCCGAGCTCGGCGGCGTCGAGCAGTCGGCCGGCCAGCTCGCCGAGCGCTTCGGCTTCCCCAACGAGCGGCAGTGGACGCCCGTCGGCGACCTGTCCGGCGGCGAGCGGCGACGGCTGCAGCTGCTGCGGCTGCTGCTCGTCCAGCCCAACCTGCTGCTGCTCGACGAGCCGACAAACGACCTCGACACCGACACCCTCGCCGCACTCGAGGACCTGCTCGACGCGTGGCCGGGGACGCTCGTCGTCGTCAGCCACGACCGCTATCTGCTGGAACGGGTCTGCGACACCGTCGTCGCGCTGCTCGGCGACGGCTCGCTCGCCGCCCTGCCCGGGGGCGTCGAGGAGTACCTCGCCCGCCGCTCGGCGCAGGCCGACGCCGCCGTCGCGACCGCCGCCGACGAGCGGCGCGAGCGGCGCGGCGACACCCGCGCCGCGCGCAAGGAGCTGACCCGGCTGGAGCGGCGGGTCGAGACGCTGGGCCGACGCGAGGCGACGCTGCACGAGCAGCTCGCCGCCCACGCCACCGACTACGCCCGGGTGGCCGAGCTCGACGCCGAGCTGCGCGAGGTCACCGCCGAGCGCGAGGCGGCCGAGCAGGCCTGGCTCGAGCTCGCCGACGAGCTGGGCTGA
- a CDS encoding TetR/AcrR family transcriptional regulator: MSDAGGRTRVRMTGRERREQLVAVGRSLFAEKGFDATSIEEIAARAGVSKPVVYEHFGGKEGLYAVVVDREMGDLLDRLTRALSGGAPHQLVEQAALALLTYIEEETDGFRILSRDSPVAGARGTFSSLLNDIANQVEHILGREFARRGIATKHAPMYAQMLVGMVALTGQWWLEERKPKREEVAAHLVNLGWNGLAHLEAKPRPLRRTDPRPDAE; encoded by the coding sequence ATGAGCGACGCAGGTGGGCGAACCCGGGTACGAATGACCGGCCGCGAGCGGCGCGAGCAGCTCGTGGCCGTCGGCCGCTCGCTGTTCGCCGAGAAGGGTTTCGACGCGACCTCGATCGAGGAGATCGCCGCTCGGGCGGGCGTCAGCAAGCCCGTCGTCTACGAGCACTTCGGCGGCAAGGAGGGGCTGTACGCCGTCGTGGTCGACCGCGAGATGGGCGATCTCCTGGACCGGCTGACCCGCGCGCTGTCCGGCGGGGCGCCGCACCAGCTCGTCGAGCAGGCGGCGCTCGCGCTGCTCACCTACATCGAGGAGGAGACCGACGGCTTCCGCATCCTGTCGCGCGACTCCCCGGTCGCCGGCGCACGGGGCACCTTCTCCTCCCTGCTCAACGACATCGCCAACCAGGTCGAGCACATCCTCGGTCGCGAGTTCGCCCGGCGTGGCATCGCCACCAAGCACGCGCCGATGTACGCCCAGATGCTCGTCGGGATGGTGGCGCTGACCGGTCAGTGGTGGCTGGAGGAGCGCAAGCCGAAGCGCGAGGAGGTCGCGGCACACCTGGTCAACCTGGGCTGGAACGGGCTCGCCCACCTCGAGGCGAAACCCCGTCCGCTGCGCCGCACCGACCCCCGCCCGGACGCCGAGTAG
- a CDS encoding methylated-DNA--[protein]-cysteine S-methyltransferase, translated as MTHSLRHTSIASPLGDLLAVRDDVGLTHLYLPSGRHPRVAPAGSVADAGAFDDVRDQLAQYFAGERTEFDLPLHATGTRFQHTVWDALVAIPHGETRSYGQLAAEIGSPGASRAVGLANGQNPVSIVVPCHRVIGANGSLTGYGGGLPAKKWLLAHEAQRSGLFADA; from the coding sequence GTGACCCACTCGCTGCGCCACACCAGCATCGCCTCGCCGCTCGGCGACCTGCTCGCCGTCCGCGACGACGTGGGGCTGACCCATCTCTACCTGCCCAGCGGCCGACACCCGCGGGTGGCCCCGGCCGGCTCGGTGGCCGACGCCGGCGCCTTCGACGACGTCCGTGACCAACTCGCGCAGTACTTCGCCGGTGAACGGACGGAGTTCGACCTGCCGCTGCACGCGACGGGTACCCGGTTCCAGCACACCGTGTGGGACGCCCTCGTCGCGATCCCCCACGGCGAGACCCGCAGCTACGGGCAGCTGGCCGCCGAGATCGGCTCCCCCGGCGCGTCACGCGCCGTCGGTCTGGCCAACGGGCAGAACCCCGTCTCGATCGTCGTCCCGTGCCACCGCGTGATCGGAGCCAACGGCTCGCTCACCGGGTACGGCGGCGGCCTGCCGGCCAAGAAGTGGCTGCTGGCCCACGAGGCCCAACGGAGCGGTCTGTTCGCCGACGCGTAG